From a single Hypanus sabinus isolate sHypSab1 chromosome 7, sHypSab1.hap1, whole genome shotgun sequence genomic region:
- the LOC132396872 gene encoding stabilizer of axonemal microtubules 2-like isoform X2, with amino-acid sequence MIITEELRQPHGAMNLDTTYKRDFNLQPIQSVPPARPAEQMHGSTAKMLTIPTYKDHYKQWKLSKRETMKPEHIFKFGNPTAFEGDDSFKISGPNQGSKPPNPAKLSDLPFDDKTNYRQSYIPYKLEPSKRRDPEQYKPSDKPFDALTVHRRDFKGQPGEVTMPVRPPFTKLNSNQPLYDVTEFRDKYRSWVIDRPLVHKAVAPISSQGKMHHSTTTQTDFVEHKLQPFVPVRPLQVMSGHTIPFEGQSTMKADYKYWDATRESLIKPRQELEIAAGRFDDLTTFRAHYVPHQINLAHSYKPRNSYIPSRVPLDNGTTYQISYTSKGVEVCPASFAVPPGYEYVETDARGHKLYQPVNEEECIHPTLANNSADTTSNSPDPQKAASDLKVGFPNDAIIAA; translated from the exons ATGATAATAACTGAGGAACTCAGGCAGCCCCATGGGGCTATGAATTTGGACACTACTTACAAACGGGATTTTAACCTCCAGCCAATCCAGTCAGTACCGCCAGCCCGGCCAGCAGAGCAAATGCACGGCTCCACTGCAAAGATGCTGACAATTCCAACGTACAAAG ATCATTACAAACAATGGAAGCTCTCAAAAAGGGAGACAATGAAACCagaacatattttcaaatttggaAATCCAACCGCCTTTGAGGGTGATGATTCCTTTAAAATCTCCGGTCCCAATCAGGGTTCTAAACCTCCAAATCCAGCAAAGCTGTCAGATTTGCCCTTTGATGACAAGACTAATTATCGGCAGAGTTACATACCGTACAAACTGGAGCCCTCTAAACGACGTGATCCAGAACAATACAAGCCAAGTGATAAACCTTTTGATGCTCTCACCGTGCACAGGAGAGATTTCAAGGGTCAACCTGGAGAGGTCACAATGCCCGTTAGACCTCCTTTCACCAAACTCAACTCCAATCAGCCGCTTTACGATGTAACTGAATTCCGTGACAAATACAGAAGTTGGGTTATAGATCGACCTCTGGTCCATAAGGCTGTGGCGCCCATTAGTTCTCAGGGTAAAATGCATCACAGCACAACTACTCAGACAGACTTTGTTGAGCACAAGCTCCAACCTTTTGTTCCTGTCCGACCTTTACAAGTAATGAGTGGGCACACTATTCCCTTTGAAGGGCAGTCCACTATGAAGGCAGACTACAAGTACTGGGATGCCACACGGGAATCTCTTATCAAGCCTCGGCAGGAACTGGAGATAGCGGCAGGACGATTTGATGACCTGACAACATTTAGAGCTCATTATGTGCCACACCAGATCAACCTCGCGCATTCCTACAAACCTCGCAATTCTTACATTCCCAGCAGAGTACCATTAGATAATGGAACCACCTATCAAATCAGTTATACTTCAAAGGGTGTGGAGGTGTGTCCTGCCTCATTTGCAGTGCCTCCAGGTTATGAGTATGTGGAGACTGATGCCCGAGGTCATAAACTATATCAACCAGTAAACGAAGAGGAATGTATTCACCCCACTTTGGCAAATAACTCTGCGGATACTACTTCAAATTCACCTGACCCTCAAAAGGCTGCCAGTGATTTGAAAGTAGGCTTCCCAAATGATGCAATCATTGCAGCTTAA